Proteins from one Streptosporangium becharense genomic window:
- a CDS encoding ABC transporter substrate-binding protein, translated as MRFRLASRAVIAGVAAALALSACGGSDTSAGTTAGAGGLEKAQIKIGALPIPDSAALYIANKRGFFKEEGLTVTIEPVAGGAQAQQSLIGGSLDATQTNYVSSFLAIAAGHKMKIIADLYQAAPNTFNLMVPKDSSIKSPADLKGKKIAVNSKKNIGTLSVGSVLKTHGLTEADVEFLEFPFPEMSNKLKEGLVDAAWMTEPHLTAAQKNVGAQKLADTMVDSTADFPIAGVVVMEDFASKNPKTVAAFQRALAKAQNIAASDRKAVEEILPTFTKIDAATAAVITLGNYPTSLNETRLQRVADLMEEAGYLTSPIDAKSLLPAGSQG; from the coding sequence ATGAGGTTCAGACTTGCGAGCCGGGCGGTCATCGCAGGCGTCGCGGCCGCACTGGCGCTGAGCGCCTGCGGCGGCTCGGACACATCGGCCGGTACCACCGCCGGGGCGGGCGGTCTGGAGAAGGCGCAGATCAAGATCGGTGCCCTGCCCATCCCCGACTCGGCTGCCCTCTACATCGCCAACAAGCGGGGCTTCTTCAAGGAGGAGGGCCTCACCGTCACCATCGAACCGGTGGCGGGTGGCGCCCAGGCGCAGCAGAGCCTCATCGGAGGGTCGCTGGACGCCACGCAGACGAACTACGTCTCCTCCTTCCTCGCCATCGCGGCCGGCCACAAGATGAAGATCATCGCCGACCTCTACCAGGCCGCCCCCAACACCTTCAACCTCATGGTGCCGAAGGACTCCTCGATCAAGTCGCCCGCCGACCTCAAGGGCAAGAAGATCGCGGTCAACAGCAAGAAGAACATCGGAACCCTGTCCGTGGGGTCGGTCCTGAAGACCCACGGCCTCACCGAGGCCGACGTGGAGTTCCTCGAGTTCCCCTTCCCTGAGATGTCCAACAAGCTCAAGGAGGGCCTCGTCGACGCCGCCTGGATGACAGAGCCGCACCTCACCGCGGCACAGAAGAACGTCGGCGCCCAGAAGCTCGCCGACACCATGGTCGACTCCACGGCGGACTTCCCCATCGCCGGTGTCGTCGTCATGGAGGACTTCGCGTCGAAGAACCCCAAGACCGTCGCCGCCTTCCAGCGCGCGCTGGCCAAGGCCCAGAACATCGCCGCCTCCGACCGCAAGGCGGTCGAGGAGATCCTGCCGACCTTCACCAAGATCGACGCGGCCACCGCCGCCGTCATCACTCTCGGTAACTACCCCACCAGCCTCAACGAGACCCGTCTGCAGCGGGTGGCCGACCTGATGGAAGAGGCCGGTTACCTGACCAGCCCGATCGACGCCAAGAGCCTGCTTCCCGCCGGAAGCCAGGGGTGA
- a CDS encoding ABC transporter permease has protein sequence MTGRDLLGNRLLCGAVGVAGLFCLLEASGRTGFIDPDAFPLPSTVLSRAVLMTNDGEFVADIASTMVVWAVGLLIATVVGVCAGFLLGTVPFMERSFRPIMEFLRPVPSVALIPLALSLFSDKFDMKVTVIVYAATWPILINTMYGLKDVDPLAKETLRSFGFGRSAVLWRVSLPSTAPFIATGVRLASAIALIVGISAELLGGGLDGIGSYVLQSSTGLNAMEYIVAAALWAGVIGLVTNGLFVLAERRAFRWHTARTEVV, from the coding sequence GTGACCGGACGCGACCTGCTCGGCAACAGACTGCTCTGCGGCGCCGTGGGCGTCGCAGGGCTGTTCTGCCTTCTGGAGGCATCCGGCAGGACCGGGTTCATCGACCCGGATGCGTTCCCGCTGCCCTCCACCGTACTCAGCCGAGCAGTACTGATGACGAACGACGGCGAGTTCGTCGCCGACATCGCCTCGACCATGGTCGTCTGGGCCGTCGGGCTGCTGATCGCCACCGTGGTCGGCGTCTGCGCGGGCTTCCTTCTCGGCACCGTTCCCTTCATGGAGCGCTCCTTCCGGCCGATCATGGAGTTCCTCCGGCCCGTCCCGTCGGTCGCGCTGATCCCGCTGGCGCTCAGCCTTTTCTCTGACAAGTTCGACATGAAGGTCACGGTGATCGTCTATGCGGCGACGTGGCCGATCCTCATCAACACCATGTACGGCCTGAAGGACGTGGACCCGCTCGCCAAGGAGACGCTGCGCAGCTTCGGCTTCGGCCGGTCGGCCGTGCTGTGGCGGGTGTCGCTGCCGAGCACCGCCCCGTTCATCGCCACCGGGGTGCGGCTGGCCTCCGCGATCGCGCTGATCGTGGGGATCAGCGCTGAGCTGCTGGGCGGTGGCCTGGACGGCATCGGCAGCTACGTCCTGCAGAGCAGCACCGGCCTGAACGCGATGGAGTACATCGTCGCCGCCGCCCTGTGGGCGGGGGTCATCGGCCTGGTCACCAACGGCCTGTTCGTGCTGGCCGAACGACGGGCCTTCCGCTGGCACACCGCCCGCACGGAGGTGGTATGA
- a CDS encoding ABC transporter permease, whose protein sequence is MGVVPRVLRAVGSLWLVAVVLVLWELVARNAELLAFPPPTEIVESMKRLWLTEPAARLWLNDAALSNFSASVSRLLIGWVLAGVVGVVVGVALGRSPLLFRFVDPLVQFARAIPPPMLLAFFMALFGIGPRMQISLIVFGIIWPILINACEGARQVDRQHLDTARVFGLSGRERLFRIILPSAMPKIFAGLRVSLSLALILMVISELVGSTDGIGFQLLDAQRSFDMTGVWAGIVLLGVLGYVLNSGFLAVERRVLSWHRSAKQTT, encoded by the coding sequence ATGGGCGTGGTGCCGCGTGTCCTGCGTGCCGTCGGCAGTCTGTGGCTGGTGGCGGTGGTCCTGGTGCTGTGGGAGTTGGTCGCCCGCAACGCGGAACTGCTGGCGTTCCCCCCGCCGACGGAGATCGTCGAAAGCATGAAGCGGCTGTGGCTGACCGAGCCCGCCGCGCGGCTCTGGCTCAACGACGCGGCGCTGAGCAACTTCTCCGCCAGCGTCAGCCGGCTGCTGATCGGCTGGGTGCTGGCCGGGGTGGTCGGAGTCGTGGTGGGGGTCGCGCTGGGCCGTTCCCCGCTGCTGTTCCGCTTCGTCGACCCGCTCGTCCAGTTCGCCCGTGCCATCCCCCCGCCCATGCTGCTGGCGTTCTTCATGGCCCTGTTCGGCATCGGTCCCCGGATGCAGATCAGCCTGATCGTGTTCGGCATCATCTGGCCCATCCTGATCAACGCCTGCGAGGGCGCCCGTCAGGTCGACCGCCAGCACCTGGACACCGCCCGGGTCTTCGGACTGTCGGGCCGGGAGCGGCTGTTCCGCATCATCCTGCCCTCGGCCATGCCGAAGATCTTCGCCGGGCTCCGGGTCAGCCTGTCGCTGGCGTTGATCCTGATGGTGATCTCCGAGCTGGTGGGCAGCACCGACGGGATCGGCTTCCAGCTCCTGGACGCCCAGAGGAGCTTCGACATGACCGGGGTGTGGGCGGGCATCGTGCTGCTCGGCGTCCTGGGATACGTGCTCAACTCGGGCTTCCTTGCGGTCGAACGACGTGTCCTGTCGTGGCACCGCTCCGCCAAGCAGACGACCTGA
- a CDS encoding methyltransferase, with product MLEISNLTHTYGSGPSAHHALGGIDLKVAEGELVCIVGPSGCGKSTLLRSIAGLLRPSGGEVLLNGVRIEQTPDNLAVVFQDYSRSLFPWMSVADNVALPLRRKGMDKKQRREAAVEALSEVGLEKAAGKFPWQLSGGMQQRVSIARALAYRPALMLMDEPFGSVDAQTREDLEDLTLRVRSMHNMTILLITHDIDESVYVGDRVVVLSKSPAGIVGDLRVDLPGPRDQITTREHPDFVHLRGEVGRLVRGVPGPPDSAAGGAAPRSAPETATPGADTTGPDTDVPTPDADTTGPGTDDTDTTTSDADGTDTTTSDADTPASGADTTGPDGEAPEPGAGDPEPETDTIEPGADTPKPGADKDRGVPGDTGPAPRPERIHMSDPQAPIWDAIGGISRFAALATMAELGCADELRDGPLSVDELALRCGANPSSLARVFRQLAAMGVVTTTTPGVYELTEAGAALRSDVPGSLRPAVRMITEDGFWYGMGKVPQTVRTGTSAFVERFGPLYGYLKGRPEAGALFDDYMTARAQPFATAVASRYDFSGVGTVVDVAGGKGHILASVLKSNPEVGGVLFDQEQVVGGAKEFFAEAGLEDRCKFVAGDFFASVPAGGDVYLLGSVLHNWSDDDCVRILGNVREAVADDGRVLLIEAVVPDEDVPHISKDVDMRMLALFGEGMERSGSQYAELLDKAGFRLNRQLELPGGFSIVEALPL from the coding sequence GTGCTCGAAATTTCGAACCTTACCCATACCTACGGCAGCGGCCCGAGCGCCCACCACGCGCTGGGCGGCATCGACCTGAAGGTCGCCGAGGGTGAGCTGGTGTGCATCGTCGGTCCCTCGGGCTGCGGCAAGTCCACCCTGTTGCGCTCCATCGCGGGGCTGCTGCGGCCCAGCGGCGGGGAGGTGCTGCTCAACGGCGTCCGCATCGAGCAGACGCCGGACAACCTGGCCGTGGTCTTCCAGGACTACAGCCGGTCCCTGTTCCCGTGGATGTCGGTGGCCGACAACGTCGCGCTGCCGCTGCGCCGCAAGGGGATGGACAAGAAGCAGCGCAGGGAGGCCGCCGTGGAGGCGCTCTCCGAGGTCGGCCTGGAGAAGGCCGCGGGCAAGTTCCCCTGGCAGCTGTCCGGGGGCATGCAGCAGCGGGTGTCCATCGCCCGCGCGCTGGCCTACCGACCGGCCCTGATGCTGATGGACGAGCCCTTCGGCTCGGTCGACGCCCAGACCCGCGAGGATCTGGAGGACCTGACCCTGCGGGTCCGCAGCATGCACAACATGACCATCCTGCTCATCACCCACGACATCGACGAGAGCGTCTACGTCGGTGACCGCGTCGTGGTCCTGTCCAAGTCCCCCGCCGGGATCGTGGGTGACCTGCGCGTGGACCTCCCCGGGCCGCGCGACCAGATCACCACCAGGGAGCATCCCGACTTCGTGCACCTGCGCGGCGAGGTCGGCCGCCTGGTACGCGGCGTTCCGGGGCCGCCGGACTCCGCGGCCGGAGGCGCGGCGCCGCGCTCCGCGCCGGAGACCGCCACCCCCGGCGCGGACACCACCGGGCCGGACACGGACGTCCCCACGCCGGACGCGGACACCACCGGGCCCGGCACGGACGACACGGACACCACCACGTCTGACGCGGACGGCACGGACACCACCACGTCTGACGCGGACACCCCCGCCTCCGGCGCGGACACCACCGGGCCGGACGGCGAGGCTCCCGAACCCGGAGCCGGCGACCCGGAACCGGAGACGGACACCATCGAGCCCGGCGCGGACACCCCGAAGCCAGGCGCGGACAAGGACCGGGGTGTGCCGGGCGACACCGGTCCGGCCCCCCGGCCGGAGAGGATTCACATGAGCGACCCCCAGGCGCCGATCTGGGATGCGATCGGTGGGATCTCACGCTTCGCCGCCCTGGCCACCATGGCCGAGCTCGGCTGCGCCGACGAGCTGCGAGACGGCCCGTTGAGCGTCGATGAGCTGGCCCTGCGGTGCGGTGCGAACCCGTCCTCACTCGCCAGGGTGTTCCGCCAGCTCGCCGCGATGGGCGTCGTCACCACGACGACGCCCGGCGTGTACGAGCTGACCGAGGCGGGTGCCGCGCTCCGCAGTGACGTCCCCGGCTCGCTGCGGCCCGCCGTGCGGATGATCACAGAGGACGGCTTCTGGTACGGCATGGGCAAGGTCCCGCAGACCGTGCGTACCGGCACCTCGGCCTTCGTCGAGCGGTTCGGCCCCCTGTACGGCTACCTCAAGGGCAGGCCCGAGGCCGGTGCGCTGTTCGACGACTACATGACGGCCAGGGCACAGCCGTTCGCCACCGCCGTGGCGTCGCGCTACGACTTCTCCGGGGTGGGGACCGTGGTGGACGTGGCCGGCGGCAAGGGCCACATCCTCGCGTCCGTCCTGAAGTCCAACCCAGAGGTCGGCGGGGTGCTTTTCGACCAGGAACAGGTGGTCGGCGGGGCGAAGGAGTTCTTCGCCGAGGCCGGGCTTGAAGATCGTTGCAAATTCGTCGCCGGTGACTTCTTCGCCTCGGTTCCCGCCGGCGGAGACGTCTACCTGCTCGGCAGCGTGCTCCACAACTGGTCCGACGACGACTGCGTGCGAATCCTGGGCAACGTCCGGGAAGCCGTCGCCGACGACGGCCGGGTGCTGCTGATCGAGGCCGTCGTACCGGACGAGGACGTCCCGCACATCAGCAAGGACGTCGACATGCGCATGCTCGCCCTCTTCGGGGAGGGCATGGAGCGCAGCGGCTCGCAGTACGCCGAACTGCTGGACAAGGCCGGTTTCCGGCTCAACCGGCAGCTGGAACTGCCGGGAGGCTTCTCCATCGTGGAGGCCCTGCCGCTCTGA
- a CDS encoding GTP-binding protein, whose protein sequence is MTSTKIVVAGGFGVGKTTFVGAVSEIMPLTTEAVMTEASAEVDDLSHIPTKRTTTVAMDFGRVSLDRDLILYLFGTPGQHRFWFMWDDLVKGAIGAIVLVDTRRLADSFPAIDYFEEAGLPFVVALNGFGGTHIHGEEEVREALTISPHVPVVRTDARSRDAVKSTLITLVEHVLTLRV, encoded by the coding sequence ATGACGTCGACGAAGATCGTCGTTGCCGGCGGATTCGGTGTCGGCAAGACGACCTTCGTTGGTGCGGTCTCCGAAATCATGCCGCTGACCACGGAAGCCGTGATGACGGAGGCGAGTGCGGAGGTCGACGACCTGTCGCACATTCCGACCAAGCGGACCACCACGGTCGCCATGGACTTCGGCCGGGTCTCGCTGGACCGCGATCTGATCCTGTACCTGTTCGGTACGCCGGGTCAGCACCGGTTCTGGTTCATGTGGGACGACCTCGTGAAGGGTGCGATCGGTGCGATCGTGCTCGTCGACACGCGGAGGCTGGCCGACAGCTTCCCGGCGATCGACTACTTCGAAGAGGCGGGCCTGCCGTTCGTCGTGGCTCTGAACGGTTTCGGCGGCACGCACATCCACGGTGAGGAGGAGGTGCGGGAAGCTCTGACGATCTCCCCGCACGTCCCCGTCGTCCGGACCGACGCACGGTCCCGCGACGCCGTGAAGTCAACCTTGATCACTTTGGTTGAGCACGTGCTCACCCTCAGGGTCTGA
- a CDS encoding DUF742 domain-containing protein: MDAPGWRGSGEEPPRPSQAKSGRNRLIRPYAVTGGRTAPRMQLALEALVSSATFASVDLSTLSTEYQAIITLSRQVRSVAELAALLRMPLGVTRVLIADMAAEGLVQIHQPSLDAGKPDLNLLERVLSGLRRL, translated from the coding sequence ATGGACGCACCAGGTTGGCGTGGCTCGGGGGAAGAACCCCCCCGCCCGTCTCAGGCCAAGAGCGGGCGAAACCGTCTGATTCGCCCGTACGCTGTGACCGGGGGAAGGACCGCCCCCCGCATGCAGCTCGCACTCGAGGCGCTGGTTTCCTCGGCGACGTTCGCGAGCGTGGACCTATCCACGCTCTCCACCGAATATCAGGCGATAATCACGCTGTCCCGGCAGGTGCGCTCGGTCGCCGAGCTCGCCGCTCTGTTGCGCATGCCGCTAGGCGTGACCCGGGTACTGATAGCGGACATGGCAGCCGAGGGCCTGGTGCAGATCCACCAGCCGTCGCTGGATGCTGGTAAGCCGGACCTCAACTTGCTTGAAAGGGTGCTCAGTGGGCTTCGCAGGCTCTGA
- a CDS encoding roadblock/LC7 domain-containing protein — protein MNNQLSQAARGFNWLITEFVKEMPGVAHAVIVSADGLPLAYSQGFPKDRADQLAAITAGLISLTQGASRVFEGGPVAQTVIEMQRGLLLTMSISDGSALAVLASPDCDMGLVAYQMTLLTERAGQALTPALRAELQSAQR, from the coding sequence GTGAACAACCAACTCAGTCAGGCCGCTCGCGGCTTCAACTGGCTGATCACCGAGTTCGTCAAGGAGATGCCCGGGGTGGCACACGCGGTGATCGTCTCCGCGGACGGCCTCCCGCTGGCCTACTCCCAGGGCTTTCCCAAGGACCGGGCCGACCAGCTCGCCGCGATCACGGCCGGCCTGATCAGCCTGACCCAAGGTGCGTCCCGGGTGTTCGAGGGCGGACCGGTGGCTCAGACCGTGATCGAGATGCAGCGGGGACTCCTGCTGACCATGTCGATCAGCGACGGGTCCGCGCTGGCCGTACTGGCCTCGCCGGACTGCGACATGGGCCTTGTGGCCTACCAGATGACGCTGCTCACTGAGCGCGCCGGCCAGGCGCTGACGCCTGCGCTCCGCGCCGAACTGCAGTCGGCCCAGCGATAG
- a CDS encoding nitrate- and nitrite sensing domain-containing protein, whose translation MRPRLVALILLPTAAAVLLTGLQLTSALATASEYRRMSQVASLVDSLGTLAHEMGEERDLTAWNIAFGNRNRVARVRDQRAVVDRIGGQVLKAIDALEPSQGARVEAEVAQVRRWLEGLPGLRKPMDARGGVLPRAALSMYSRMINDFLTLHDDLGRSGGDERLIGDALALGALSRAKEQVARQRGTLLVSFLDRKFDFDDTADLLGAYRSQQSEVNAFRATASAGDIKRFDELVSGQQVAQADSIRSLAMSRMRENKPLQPIGRSWVQTADTWYTASSAIVSGMRTEERSLASAVVARSQELESSEQRSAIISGATIIVLLVLILLITLWVAGTLVRPLRKLRSEALEVADTRLPETVRALRESGDLAPNVEVPSIGVASRDEIGEVARAFDEVHREAIRLAGDEARLRNNVNAMFVNLSRRTQSLVERQIDLIDDLEQGEEDEGRLASLFKLDHLATRMRRNSENLLVLAGQEQSRRWSEPVPLSDVVRASLSEVENYERVSLRVESGISIIGQAVNDIVHLVAELVENAIFFSPQDTKITVTSNGNEMGAVILAVTDSGIGMSDEELAEANRRLAEPPAVDLSVSRRMGLFVVGRLAMRHGIRVQLRRPEVGGLSAVVLLPNQIVAQPTSMPELAMAGQNTSFGSMDPFGSVPAQAPFGSIPAQDPFGAMKSTDSFGGGTGQGPRPQAPNGLSPNGLSPNGLSPNGLSPNGLAPGSPSPNGLSPNGLAPRPPQTPPQAPPASPRTSAPASSGTDQGPDIWSEPVVSASAAEDTWSSSLTSNPAPSFPPAWPEASPNDPWAPQPEVTDNTQALPVVEVPPAGPESGDGEFLPIFDAVESDWFRKSMPDSETDSAASTAESGTESAAEPLPRREPLPRREALPRRETLQRPMEQRVKRGPQGLETQNVPQLSPQPPQQPFQGPPQGPAHGQGFPGHASPEQQSRPPLPTRRPASVNRQAWSTPADQGWAAAEAAKKPADGGVTGAGLPKRVPKANLVPGSASSAPAAPAAPVPPVSAERVRSRLSSFQQGVRQGRAEMSERAKAAEGENQQ comes from the coding sequence GTGCGTCCCCGTCTGGTCGCGCTGATCCTGCTCCCCACCGCGGCAGCCGTTCTGCTCACCGGCCTCCAGTTGACCTCCGCGCTCGCCACCGCCAGCGAGTACCGCCGGATGAGCCAGGTCGCCTCGCTGGTCGATTCCCTCGGCACCCTCGCCCACGAGATGGGGGAGGAGCGTGACCTCACCGCCTGGAACATCGCCTTCGGCAACCGCAACCGAGTGGCCAGGGTCAGAGACCAGCGAGCGGTCGTCGACCGCATCGGTGGCCAGGTCCTGAAGGCGATCGACGCCCTTGAGCCGTCGCAGGGCGCCCGGGTCGAGGCCGAGGTCGCCCAGGTCCGCCGCTGGCTGGAGGGCCTGCCCGGTCTGCGCAAGCCGATGGACGCACGCGGCGGTGTGTTGCCGCGTGCGGCGCTCAGCATGTACTCGCGGATGATCAACGACTTCCTCACGCTCCACGACGACCTCGGTCGAAGCGGTGGTGACGAACGTCTCATCGGTGACGCGCTCGCCCTGGGCGCGCTGAGCCGGGCCAAGGAGCAGGTCGCCAGGCAGCGGGGCACCCTCCTCGTCAGCTTCCTCGACCGCAAGTTCGACTTCGACGACACGGCTGACCTCCTCGGCGCCTACCGGAGCCAGCAGAGCGAGGTGAACGCCTTCCGGGCCACCGCGTCCGCCGGCGACATCAAGCGGTTCGACGAACTGGTCAGCGGGCAGCAGGTCGCCCAGGCCGACTCCATCCGAAGCCTCGCCATGTCGCGCATGCGCGAGAACAAGCCGCTGCAGCCGATCGGCCGCAGTTGGGTGCAGACCGCCGACACCTGGTACACCGCCTCCTCGGCGATCGTCAGCGGGATGCGCACCGAAGAGCGCAGCCTGGCGTCCGCCGTCGTGGCCCGCAGCCAGGAACTGGAGAGCAGCGAGCAGCGCAGCGCCATCATCTCGGGTGCGACGATCATCGTCCTGCTCGTCCTGATCCTGCTCATCACTCTCTGGGTGGCGGGGACCCTGGTCCGGCCGCTGCGCAAGCTGCGCAGCGAGGCGCTCGAGGTGGCCGACACCCGGCTCCCCGAGACGGTGCGCGCGCTGCGCGAGTCCGGGGACCTGGCTCCGAACGTCGAGGTGCCCTCCATCGGAGTGGCTTCCCGCGACGAGATCGGGGAAGTGGCCCGAGCCTTCGACGAGGTCCACCGCGAGGCCATCCGGCTGGCGGGCGACGAGGCCCGGCTGCGGAACAACGTCAACGCGATGTTCGTCAACCTCTCCCGGCGCACCCAGTCGCTCGTGGAGCGGCAGATCGACCTCATCGACGACCTGGAGCAGGGCGAGGAGGACGAGGGCCGGCTGGCCAGCCTCTTCAAGCTCGACCACCTGGCCACCCGTATGCGCCGCAACTCCGAGAACCTCCTGGTCCTCGCCGGCCAGGAGCAGAGCCGCCGGTGGAGCGAGCCGGTCCCGCTCAGCGACGTCGTCCGCGCCTCGCTGTCGGAGGTCGAGAACTACGAGCGGGTGTCCCTCCGCGTCGAGTCCGGCATCTCGATCATCGGCCAGGCCGTCAACGACATCGTCCACCTGGTCGCGGAGCTCGTCGAGAACGCGATCTTCTTCTCGCCGCAGGACACCAAGATCACGGTGACCAGCAACGGCAACGAGATGGGCGCCGTCATCCTGGCGGTCACCGACTCGGGCATCGGCATGAGCGACGAGGAGCTCGCCGAGGCCAACCGACGCCTGGCCGAACCTCCCGCGGTGGACCTGTCGGTCTCCCGCCGGATGGGTCTGTTCGTGGTCGGCCGTCTGGCCATGCGGCACGGCATCAGGGTGCAGCTCCGGCGTCCGGAGGTCGGCGGCCTGAGCGCCGTCGTGCTCCTGCCGAACCAGATCGTGGCCCAGCCCACGTCGATGCCCGAGCTGGCGATGGCGGGCCAGAACACCTCCTTCGGCTCGATGGACCCGTTCGGCTCCGTGCCGGCTCAGGCCCCGTTCGGTTCCATCCCGGCTCAGGACCCGTTCGGCGCGATGAAGAGCACCGACTCGTTCGGCGGAGGCACCGGACAGGGCCCCCGGCCGCAGGCCCCCAACGGCCTGTCCCCCAACGGCCTGTCCCCCAATGGCCTGTCCCCCAATGGCCTGTCTCCGAACGGCCTGGCCCCCGGCAGTCCGTCCCCCAACGGCCTGTCCCCGAACGGCCTGGCTCCGAGGCCGCCGCAGACGCCGCCCCAGGCACCGCCCGCGTCGCCTCGGACGTCGGCGCCCGCCTCCTCCGGGACCGATCAAGGGCCGGACATCTGGTCGGAGCCGGTGGTGTCCGCCTCCGCGGCGGAGGACACATGGTCCTCGTCCCTGACGTCGAACCCGGCGCCCTCCTTCCCGCCGGCCTGGCCGGAGGCGTCCCCGAACGATCCGTGGGCACCGCAGCCGGAGGTCACGGACAACACCCAGGCCCTCCCGGTGGTCGAGGTGCCGCCCGCGGGCCCGGAGTCCGGGGATGGGGAGTTCCTGCCGATCTTCGATGCGGTGGAGTCCGACTGGTTCCGCAAGAGCATGCCCGACTCCGAGACGGACTCCGCCGCGTCCACCGCGGAGTCCGGTACGGAGTCCGCCGCCGAGCCCCTGCCCCGGCGGGAGCCCCTGCCTCGGCGTGAAGCCCTGCCTCGGCGCGAGACTCTGCAGCGGCCGATGGAGCAGCGTGTCAAGAGAGGGCCGCAGGGGTTGGAGACGCAGAACGTCCCTCAGCTCTCACCGCAGCCCCCGCAGCAGCCCTTCCAGGGGCCCCCGCAGGGACCCGCGCACGGGCAGGGCTTCCCGGGACACGCGTCCCCGGAGCAGCAGTCCCGGCCGCCCCTTCCCACCCGCAGGCCCGCGTCGGTGAACAGGCAGGCGTGGAGCACCCCGGCCGACCAGGGCTGGGCCGCCGCGGAGGCCGCCAAGAAGCCCGCGGACGGCGGCGTGACCGGGGCAGGGCTCCCCAAGCGGGTCCCCAAGGCGAACCTCGTCCCCGGGTCCGCCTCGTCCGCGCCGGCCGCGCCCGCCGCTCCGGTTCCGCCCGTGTCGGCGGAGCGGGTACGCAGCCGCCTGTCCAGTTTCCAGCAAGGCGTGCGGCAGGGACGCGCTGAGATGAGCGAGCGCGCCAAGGCCGCCGAGGGAGAGAACCAGCAGTGA
- a CDS encoding aminobutyraldehyde dehydrogenase translates to MGKLINPATGELLTEVADTPVAEVSAAVRRARAAFAEWSAATPAERARVLLRFADLVEADAEELTRLEVAETGKPAAVFRDGELPFAADNLRFFAGAARSLDGTGAGVLSSGYTSVLVRRPVGVVGSIAPWNFPLVMAVWKIGPALAAGNAVVIKPAPQTPGTTLRLAELFARAGAPDGLLQVVLGDAEVGEALVTDPGVDMVSVTGSTATGRAVMRGAAGSLKRVHLELGGKAPALVFGDANLAEMARGVAMGATYNTGQDCTAATRVYISREVYGEATEALRETLAQIRVGDPWDPSTDIGPLISAAHRDRVHGFVERSGASVLCGGAPLDGPGFYYPPTLIGDARQDSEIVQGELFGPVLVALPFDGEDEAVRLANDTPYGLASSVWSNDVARALRVSHRLDVGVTWVNDHLPIASEAPHGGVKGSGFGKDMSQEAVQEYSVTRHLMIKHQVPEVRDSFRPA, encoded by the coding sequence ATGGGTAAGTTGATCAATCCGGCAACCGGAGAGCTCCTGACGGAGGTGGCGGACACCCCCGTGGCGGAGGTGTCGGCTGCCGTGCGGCGGGCTCGCGCGGCCTTCGCGGAGTGGAGCGCGGCCACCCCGGCCGAGCGGGCCAGGGTGCTGTTGCGCTTCGCGGACCTCGTCGAGGCCGACGCCGAGGAGCTGACCCGGCTGGAGGTCGCCGAGACCGGCAAGCCCGCGGCGGTGTTCCGCGACGGCGAGTTGCCGTTCGCGGCCGACAATCTCCGGTTCTTCGCCGGTGCGGCCCGCTCGCTGGACGGCACCGGGGCCGGGGTGCTCAGCTCCGGCTACACCTCGGTGCTGGTCCGCCGTCCGGTCGGCGTCGTCGGCTCGATCGCGCCGTGGAACTTCCCCCTCGTCATGGCGGTGTGGAAGATCGGTCCCGCGCTGGCCGCGGGGAACGCGGTGGTCATCAAGCCCGCGCCGCAGACGCCGGGCACCACGCTCCGGCTGGCCGAGCTGTTCGCCCGCGCGGGCGCGCCGGACGGCCTGCTCCAGGTCGTCCTGGGCGACGCGGAGGTGGGCGAGGCCCTGGTCACCGACCCGGGCGTCGACATGGTGAGCGTCACCGGTTCCACCGCGACCGGCCGCGCGGTCATGCGGGGGGCGGCGGGCTCGTTGAAGCGGGTCCACCTCGAACTCGGCGGCAAGGCCCCGGCGCTGGTCTTCGGCGACGCGAACCTGGCCGAGATGGCCAGGGGCGTCGCCATGGGCGCCACCTACAACACCGGCCAGGACTGCACGGCCGCGACGCGCGTCTACATCTCCCGTGAGGTGTACGGCGAGGCGACGGAGGCGCTCCGTGAGACGTTGGCGCAGATCAGGGTCGGTGACCCGTGGGACCCGTCCACCGACATCGGCCCGCTGATCTCCGCCGCGCACCGCGACCGCGTGCACGGCTTCGTCGAGCGGTCCGGGGCCTCGGTGCTCTGCGGCGGCGCTCCCCTCGACGGCCCGGGGTTCTACTACCCGCCTACACTGATCGGTGACGCCCGCCAGGACAGCGAGATCGTCCAGGGTGAGCTTTTCGGCCCGGTGCTCGTGGCTCTGCCGTTCGACGGAGAGGACGAGGCGGTCCGGCTGGCCAACGACACCCCCTACGGTCTGGCCTCCTCGGTCTGGTCGAACGACGTGGCCAGGGCGCTGCGCGTCTCGCACCGGCTGGACGTGGGCGTGACCTGGGTGAACGACCACCTGCCCATCGCCTCGGAGGCTCCGCACGGCGGGGTGAAGGGAAGCGGCTTCGGCAAAGACATGAGTCAGGAGGCGGTGCAGGAATACTCTGTGACCCGTCACCTGATGATCAAGCACCAGGTTCCGGAGGTGAGGGATTCCTTCCGGCCAGCCTGA